ACGGGGTCGTGGGTGAAGGTGAGCGAGCCGCCGGTGGTCTCGGCGATCTCGATGGCCTTGTGGATGATGTCGAGCTTGGGCTCGAAGCCTTTGGGTGTGGCGATGGTGACGTGCGAGCCGAGCAACGCGCCGGCGAGCATGAGCGAGTGGCAGACGTTGTTGCCGTCGCCGACGTAGGTGAACTTGAGGCCGTCGACGGCACCGAAGTGCTCTTCGAGGGTCATGAAGTCGGCAATGGCCTGGCAGGGATGCTCGAGGTCAGAGAGTGCGTTGATGACGGGGACCTTCGCGTTGGCGGCCATCTCGGTGATGGTGGAGTGCGCGAAGGTGCGGAGGACGATGATCTGCATCCAGCGCTCGAGATTGTGAGCGACGTCGGGGATGGACTCGCGCTCGCCGAGCGGCTGCTTGGTCTGGTCGTAGAAGATGGCGTTGCCGCCTGACGTGTTCATGGCGGCTTCGAAGGTGAGGCGCGTGCGGAGGGACGCCTTCTCGAAGATGAGGATCATCTGCTTCGCGTCGAGGGCGTGGCGGAAGTCGTCGGGGTTGGCTTTGACGGCGTGCGCGAGCTCGAGGATGGCGGTGAGCTCCTGCGGCGAGAGGTCGGCCATGGAGACGAGGTCGCGGCCGTTGAGACCCTTGGCGAGCTCGGTGAAGGCGGTGTCGGACTGGATGCCGGAGGGCTTCCGTGATTTCGGGTTCATGACGATGGTTTTCGTGTCCATGGGGTTCCTGGGTGGTGCGAGGTTCTAGGTACTAGGTACTAGGAACGAGATGCGAGTTAGATCCGTGGTTGAAAATGGTTCGACGCTATTCGTAAGGCCGGCATTTTCGGGGTCCTTCGACTTCGCGCTGCGCGCTTCGCTCAGGATGACGGCCTATTTTTCCTTTGCTCAGGATGACGGCCTATTTTTCCTTTGCTCCGGATGACGGCGCTAATTGACCTCCCCTACATTATTTTGCGGTGGCCTCGGCGGTTTGGGGCTCGGGGGTGAGGTGTTGGGTGAGGAGTTGGTCGAGCGCGGCGATGGTTTGGTCGACGTGCTCGCGGGTGATGATGTACGGCGGAAGGAAGCGCAGAACGGTGTCGTGCGTGCGGTTGAGGAGGATGTGATGTGTGTTCATCATTGCCTCGTGAACGGACTTGGCGAGGTCTGGCGAGTGGAGCTCGAGGCCGACCATGAGGCCGAGACCGCGTGCCTGCTTAATAGATGAGTGCTTTGCGGCGAGGTTGCGGAGCTGGGCGAGGAAGTAGTTGCCGAGCTCGGTGTTGTGGGCGAGGAGGTTGTCGCGCTTGATGGTGTCGATGGCCGCGATGGCGACGGCGCAGGCGAACGGGTTCCCGCCGAATGTAGTGCCGTGCATGCCGGGCGTGAAGGCGCGCGCGGCTTCTTCGGTGGCGATCATGGCGCCCATGGGGATGCCGCCGGCGATGGGCTTCGCGAGCGTGGTGATGTCGGGCATGACGTCAGTGTGCTGGTAGGCGGTCCACTTGCCGGTGCGGCCCATGCCGGATTGGATCTCGTCGAAGAGGAGCAATGCGCCGGTGGAGTCGCAGAGTGCGCGCGCGGTGCGGAGGAACTCTGCGGAGACGGGGTTGATGCCGCCTTCGCCCTGGAGGACCTCGATGCAGATGCCGCAGACGTCGGTGCTGAAGGCGGCCTTGAGTGCGGCGACGTCGTTGAAGGGAATGAATCCGACGTCGGGCATGACGGGTTGGAAGGGCTCGCGGTAGGCGGACTTGTGGGTGGTGGCGACGGCGCCCATGGTGCGGCCGTGGAAGCTGTGCTCGAGCGCGAGGAACTTTGTGCCGATGCGTTTGCCTTCGGAGCGCAGCAGGCCGGCGTGGGCGCGGGCGAGCTTGAGTGCGGCCTCCCAGGCTTCGGTGCCGGAGTTGGTGAGGAAGACGCGGTCGAGCCCGGTGATCTCGGTGAGGCGGAGGGCGAGCTCGGCGGTGTGGGGGTGGTAGAAGAGGTTGCTGGTGTGGACGAGGGTCTTCGCCTGCTCGGTGATGGCGGCGGTGATGGCGGGGTGGTTGTAGCCGAGAGCGCAGACGCCGATGCCGGAGAGGAGATCGAGGTACTCGGTGTTGTTCTCGTCGTAGAGGTGCACGCCTTCGCCGCGCGTGATGAGGATGGGGTAGCGCGCGTAGGTGTTGAGGACGAGTTTGGATTCGGCGGCTTGTGCGTCGGCGAGTGTGAGATGTGTCTGATTTGGCATCGTTCGGTCCGTGGTTGAAAAAGGTTCGAACAGCTTTCGTGATGTGAGAGCGTCGGGGTTCTTCGACTACCCCTTCGCTGTGCTCAGGGTTCGCTCAGAATGACGGTGCTGTGATGGTTCGGAAGCAAAGGCAAAGGCATCGAGCGTCGCTCGATTGCCCACTCATCCGCTACGCGTATGAATGGGGCACCCAGATTCGGCTCAGGATGACAGAAAGAAAAACAAGAACGGGTCATGCGACCATGACCTCCGTTCCGTCGTTGATGCGGGTGCTGGAGAAGTCGGGGAGGACGGCGGCGGATTCGGCGGGGAGGATGCGCACGCGCTTGACGCCGTGGGTGAGGGCTTCCTTGCAGGCGTTGAGCTTGGGCAGCATGCCGCCGGAGACGACTGCAGCTTTTTCGAGCGCGGGGACTTCTTTGAGGGAGAGCCAGCGCATGACGGAGCCGTCGGCGCCTTTGACGCCGGGGACGTCGGTGAGGAAGACGAGGGCGTCGGCCTTGGTGGAGATGGCGGCGGCGGCGGCCATTTCGTCGGCGTTGATGTTGTAGTATTCGCCGTCGAAGCCGAGGGCGATGGAGGAGATGACGGGGACGGCGCCCATCTTCCAGATGGCGTCGAGCCAGCGGGGGTCGGTGGAGGCGATCTCGCCGACGAAGCCGAGGTCGTGCTCGGTCTTTTTCTTGCGCGCGCGGAAGACCTGGGCGTCGCCGCCAGTGAGGCCGACGGCGGAGACGCCGTGCTGGGTGAGTGCGGCGACGAGAGACTTGTTGACGCGGCCGCCGAGGACCATGAGGGCGGCGTCGCGGGTTTCGGCGTCGGTGATGCGGAGGCCGGCGACGAACTCCGATTTCTTGCCCATCTGGGCGAGGAGCCTGGTGAGCTGGACGCCGCCGCCGTGGACGAGCGCGACGAGGTGACCGTCGC
This Acidobacteriaceae bacterium DNA region includes the following protein-coding sequences:
- the argF gene encoding ornithine carbamoyltransferase translates to MDTKTIVMNPKSRKPSGIQSDTAFTELAKGLNGRDLVSMADLSPQELTAILELAHAVKANPDDFRHALDAKQMILIFEKASLRTRLTFEAAMNTSGGNAIFYDQTKQPLGERESIPDVAHNLERWMQIIVLRTFAHSTITEMAANAKVPVINALSDLEHPCQAIADFMTLEEHFGAVDGLKFTYVGDGNNVCHSLMLAGALLGSHVTIATPKGFEPKLDIIHKAIEIAETTGGSLTFTHDPVKAATGADAIYTDVCVSMGQEHDSARRGPIFIPFQVNDALMSHAQSGAVFMHCLPAHRNAEVTDSVLDGPHSIVFDQAENRMHAQKAITLMLLGGAKRLPKTPNRRR
- a CDS encoding aspartate aminotransferase family protein, with the protein product MPNQTHLTLADAQAAESKLVLNTYARYPILITRGEGVHLYDENNTEYLDLLSGIGVCALGYNHPAITAAITEQAKTLVHTSNLFYHPHTAELALRLTEITGLDRVFLTNSGTEAWEAALKLARAHAGLLRSEGKRIGTKFLALEHSFHGRTMGAVATTHKSAYREPFQPVMPDVGFIPFNDVAALKAAFSTDVCGICIEVLQGEGGINPVSAEFLRTARALCDSTGALLLFDEIQSGMGRTGKWTAYQHTDVMPDITTLAKPIAGGIPMGAMIATEEAARAFTPGMHGTTFGGNPFACAVAIAAIDTIKRDNLLAHNTELGNYFLAQLRNLAAKHSSIKQARGLGLMVGLELHSPDLAKSVHEAMMNTHHILLNRTHDTVLRFLPPYIITREHVDQTIAALDQLLTQHLTPEPQTAEATAK
- the argB gene encoding acetylglutamate kinase, whose amino-acid sequence is MKFVLKLGGAALENPSLLATCAQAVADLTRDGHLVALVHGGGVQLTRLLAQMGKKSEFVAGLRITDAETRDAALMVLGGRVNKSLVAALTQHGVSAVGLTGGDAQVFRARKKKTEHDLGFVGEIASTDPRWLDAIWKMGAVPVISSIALGFDGEYYNINADEMAAAAAISTKADALVFLTDVPGVKGADGSVMRWLSLKEVPALEKAAVVSGGMLPKLNACKEALTHGVKRVRILPAESAAVLPDFSSTRINDGTEVMVA